In Rattus norvegicus strain BN/NHsdMcwi chromosome 1, GRCr8, whole genome shotgun sequence, a genomic segment contains:
- the LOC134485286 gene encoding large ribosomal subunit protein uL29-like has product MSKQQEGGGAIFFFFFFSELGTEPRALGSLGKRSSAELNPQPLDEELLKRLDDLKVEMSQLRMTKVTGGAASKLSKIQVVCKSIARVLTVINQTQKGSLRKFYKGKKYKPLDLRSKKTRAMRCWLTTHEEKLKTKKQQRKERLYPPRTAQVQSQGLRRRQ; this is encoded by the coding sequence caagaaggaggaggagctattttttttttcttttttttttcggagctggggaccgaacccagggccttgggctcgctaggcaagcgctcttccgctgagctaaatccccagcccctggatgaGGAGCTATTGAAACGACTGGACGATCTGAAGGTGGAAATGTCCCAGCTTCGCATGACCAAAGTGACAGGCGGCGCCGCATCCAAGCTCTCCAAGATACAAGTTGTGTGCAAATCCATCGCCCGTGTCCTCACTGTCATTAATCAGACTCAAAAGGGAAGCCTCAGGAAATTCTACAAGGGAAAGAAGTACAAGCCCCTGGACCTGCGATCCAAGAAGACAAGAGCCATGCGCTGCTGGCTCACCACGCATGAAGAGAAGCTGAAGACCAAGAAGCAGCAGCGGAAGGAGCGGCTGTACCCACCGCGCACCGCGCAAGTACAAAGTCAAGGCCTGAGACGGCGACAATGA